One stretch of Sebastes umbrosus isolate fSebUmb1 chromosome 5, fSebUmb1.pri, whole genome shotgun sequence DNA includes these proteins:
- the LOC119487796 gene encoding transmembrane protein 69-like, producing the protein MLSTIFRRNTFAAQKVWHWAGPPQRCWTSALTRASDGGSSSLQTCWASTARLPFSERDNGRVKPPAGLGFRRTQTNAALFLMRNQHFHSSAVRLKKRPQIEAPREMDLLRYDMKDLWKGPKPALYLGFAGLIPFVTPTLIMAVTDSYVPELAYAQLAYAASIVSFLGGSRWGFALPESSPAKPDWINLANSVVPSLLAWVSMLMSDSIAPAATMVIMGLGISLHYDLALLPTYPSWFKALRSILTIVAFFSLIGTLIINGIYPEKKLFSD; encoded by the exons ATGCTCTCTACTATATTTAGAAGAAACACCTTTGCAGCCCAGAAG GTGTGGCATTGGGCAGGTCCTCCACAAAGATGCTGGACATCAGCCCTGACCAGAGCTTCTGATGGAGGATCCAGTTCCCTGCAGACCTGCTGGGCCTCTACAGCAAGGCTGCCGTTTTCAGAAAGGGACAACGGACGAGTAAAACCTCCTGCTGGCCTCGGTTTCAGGAGGACCCAGACTAATGCAGCTCTATTTTTAATGAGGAATCAACATTTCCACTCTTCTGCTGTGAGGCTGAAGAAGCGACCACAGATCGAGGCTCCCAGAGAGATGGATCTGTTGCGCTATGACATGAAGGACTTGTGGAAAGGTCCCAAACCTGCCCTGTACCTGGGGTTTGCAGGACTGATCCCCTTCGTCACCCCAACTCTGATCATGGCTGTGACTGATAGCTACGTTCCAGAGTTGGCCTACGCTCAGTTAGCCTACGCCGCCTCCATCGTTTCCTTCCTGGGTGGATCTCGCTGGGGATTCGCTCTTCCTGAGAGCAGTCCAGCCAAACCTGACTGGATAAACCTGGCCAACAGTGTGGTTCCCTCCCTGTTAGCTTGGGTGTCCATGCTGATGAGCGACAGCATTGCTCCTGCCGCCACCATGGTGATCATGGGACTAGGAATCTCGCTGCATTATGATCTGGCTCTGCTGCCTACTTACCCCAGCTGGTTCAAAGCCCTGCGCTCCATCTTGACCATAGTGGCGTTCTTTTCTCTTATTGGTACACTCATAATTAATGGAATATACCCAGAAAAGAAGTTGTTCTCTGattaa